From Deferrisoma camini S3R1, the proteins below share one genomic window:
- a CDS encoding clostripain-related cysteine peptidase has protein sequence MRKGVAIGLVFLLAALFGCGGGGGGGGGPTQQTENIQNQPPTGKTATVLVYMIGSDLESQGNAGSTDIEEMKRGVSGDRVNWIITTGGANKDGWRTVARWRITAARQERLADLGARNMGEAQTLEDFLVWGVRTYPADSYHVILWDHGAGRRGFGLDEVFGGDTLTLEELQAAFSAAKGETGVVFETIGFDACSMATLEVALTLQDFGRYLIASENTEPGQGWDHEAVAAAVSARPEMNGVDFGKAVADAYKRHIEQSSPLEAKTTTLSVIDLSKISDVKTALDDLMSGLVADFQQNPVQVVPVLMDTATKSTKFPAGFQKASIETTDLIHSMNLLEEEYSLAAEVAEAARSAVVYSIKGDWVPNANGLAFYDLWDGATYVSTDFAFAYAWSVVQSFYYELATMYWEYVTQDVTPPVFVDVSFGDSGDITAEVYDPNLREVYAVITAYDESTGGEWLVGSLPVDSLTVQGGTGYVETVIDTVWVTLGGDVVPVFAEREDENHWWLSTPALLSGEEVEILSRLDRTTGEITTIGAYPTAGEDEPLARETIELKPGDLITPIWTEIPSWEEYVGDDFEVTTGPLFEFGELPDGYYYVYLYAEDASGNWQFSQGELYEVYTPAAGRAAKGGRAALLTRAAGEPHPMPEAAKAVLCEKLRGTACDPR, from the coding sequence ATGCGAAAGGGAGTGGCAATTGGACTGGTTTTCCTTCTGGCTGCCCTTTTCGGCTGCGGCGGAGGCGGCGGAGGTGGCGGCGGTCCGACCCAGCAAACGGAGAACATTCAGAATCAACCCCCCACCGGCAAAACGGCAACCGTTCTCGTCTACATGATCGGGTCTGATCTGGAGAGCCAGGGGAACGCGGGCAGCACCGACATCGAGGAGATGAAACGCGGTGTCTCGGGCGACCGCGTGAACTGGATCATTACCACCGGAGGGGCGAACAAAGACGGGTGGCGCACGGTGGCCCGCTGGCGGATTACGGCGGCACGCCAGGAGAGGTTGGCGGACCTCGGCGCCCGGAACATGGGGGAGGCCCAGACGCTGGAAGACTTTCTGGTCTGGGGTGTGAGGACCTATCCGGCGGACTCCTACCACGTGATCCTCTGGGACCACGGGGCGGGGCGACGCGGTTTCGGGTTGGACGAGGTGTTTGGGGGCGACACGCTCACCCTGGAAGAGTTGCAGGCGGCGTTTTCGGCGGCGAAGGGCGAAACGGGGGTGGTGTTCGAGACCATCGGATTCGACGCGTGCTCGATGGCCACGCTGGAGGTGGCGCTTACGCTCCAGGACTTCGGGCGCTACCTGATCGCTTCGGAAAACACGGAACCTGGGCAAGGATGGGACCATGAAGCCGTGGCTGCGGCCGTCTCGGCGCGCCCGGAAATGAACGGCGTGGATTTCGGCAAGGCGGTGGCAGACGCCTACAAAAGGCATATAGAGCAATCCAGCCCGTTGGAGGCGAAAACGACAACATTGTCCGTCATTGACCTGTCGAAGATATCGGACGTTAAAACGGCTCTTGACGATCTGATGTCTGGTCTTGTTGCTGATTTTCAGCAAAATCCCGTTCAAGTGGTGCCTGTGTTGATGGACACCGCCACAAAATCAACCAAATTCCCAGCCGGATTCCAGAAGGCTTCGATAGAAACAACCGATCTCATCCACTCCATGAATCTCCTGGAAGAGGAATACTCACTAGCCGCAGAGGTCGCCGAGGCCGCGCGCAGTGCTGTGGTGTACTCTATCAAAGGCGATTGGGTACCCAATGCGAACGGACTGGCGTTTTATGATCTTTGGGATGGCGCCACATACGTTTCAACCGACTTCGCATTTGCGTATGCCTGGTCGGTGGTCCAGTCGTTCTACTACGAACTGGCCACGATGTATTGGGAGTACGTGACCCAGGATGTCACACCCCCCGTGTTCGTTGACGTTTCGTTCGGGGATTCCGGGGACATCACAGCCGAGGTGTACGATCCGAACCTCCGCGAAGTCTATGCTGTGATCACGGCGTACGACGAGTCCACCGGGGGCGAATGGTTGGTCGGTTCCTTGCCGGTGGACAGTTTGACCGTTCAAGGCGGCACCGGGTACGTGGAGACGGTGATAGATACAGTATGGGTGACCCTTGGCGGCGATGTTGTGCCAGTGTTCGCGGAAAGGGAAGATGAAAACCACTGGTGGCTTTCGACGCCCGCCCTTCTGAGCGGCGAGGAGGTTGAAATTCTGTCCCGCTTGGATAGGACCACGGGAGAGATCACCACGATAGGGGCGTATCCGACGGCGGGAGAGGACGAACCGCTGGCACGCGAGACAATCGAACTCAAACCCGGCGACTTGATCACGCCCATCTGGACCGAGATACCCTCTTGGGAGGAGTACGTCGGGGATGATTTCGAGGTCACGACCGGCCCGCTTTTTGAGTTCGGAGAACTCCCCGACGGCTACTACTACGTTTACCTGTACGCGGAAGACGCAAGCGGTAACTGGCAGTTTTCACAAGGGGAGCTCTACGAGGTGTACACCCCCGCTGCGGGGCGAGCGGCCAAGGGGGGTCGTGCCGCCCTCCTCACGAGGGCGGCCGGCGAACCCCATCCCATGCCGGAGGCGGCCAAGGCCGTTCTCTGCGAAAAGCTGCGGGGGACTGCCTGCGATCCCCGCTGA
- a CDS encoding HDOD domain-containing protein has product MNAPSPDRFAFLDEIQELPSLPQVLVGVSRVASDPTSNAGDLAGVILKDQALTMKVLRVANSARYAVTSARVTTVSRAVVLLGFESVRAIALGIGAYHLLSSLRKGGEIVRGFWTHAVGTAVVAQELADLLRYDVPEEAFVAGLLHDVGKLVLAHRWPDRAAEVYGVGLRGPALLKAENRAFGVDHVETGTELARRWELPEVLQAALARHHRTYHAPPAERADRLAFLVVVAKALAEPLWAGAEPHRDLAASMARVLRKPVGMVLDALGRVPAKVREYARFFEIQVEDLKTYTLWVEQENQRLQEVFADREAERRRAERREAELAAIREIHGRILEGRDTADVAALVLRRAADIVGAARLVALQVDAGRLKPAASFGDVTPDFLEALALSPEPGGAVTTVLQGEPLCVVDRDLPYYHRVLTPAEAEAFDARCFVLLPLGPEGAVRWILYADREDDDEPFDDEEVESLSALGNLIPLAAQTAKG; this is encoded by the coding sequence ATGAACGCCCCGTCTCCGGATCGGTTCGCGTTTCTCGACGAGATCCAAGAGCTGCCCAGCCTGCCTCAGGTGCTGGTGGGCGTGTCGCGGGTGGCCTCGGACCCGACCTCCAACGCCGGCGACCTGGCCGGCGTGATTCTCAAAGATCAAGCCCTGACCATGAAGGTGCTTCGGGTCGCCAACTCGGCGCGGTACGCCGTGACCTCCGCCCGGGTCACCACCGTGTCCCGGGCCGTGGTGCTGCTGGGCTTCGAGTCGGTCCGAGCCATCGCCCTGGGGATCGGGGCCTACCACCTGCTGTCGAGCCTGCGGAAGGGCGGGGAGATCGTGCGGGGGTTCTGGACCCACGCCGTGGGCACGGCCGTGGTGGCCCAGGAGCTCGCGGACCTCCTGCGCTACGACGTGCCCGAGGAGGCGTTCGTGGCGGGGCTCCTCCACGACGTGGGAAAGCTGGTGCTGGCCCACCGGTGGCCCGACAGGGCGGCGGAGGTGTACGGCGTCGGGCTGCGGGGGCCGGCCCTGCTCAAGGCCGAGAACCGGGCGTTCGGGGTGGACCACGTGGAGACCGGCACCGAGCTGGCCCGGCGCTGGGAGCTGCCCGAGGTGCTCCAGGCGGCCCTGGCCCGCCACCACCGCACCTACCACGCGCCCCCGGCCGAGCGTGCCGACCGGCTGGCGTTCCTGGTGGTGGTGGCCAAGGCCCTGGCAGAGCCCCTGTGGGCGGGGGCCGAGCCCCACCGGGATCTAGCGGCGTCCATGGCCCGGGTGCTTCGCAAGCCCGTGGGTATGGTGCTGGACGCCCTGGGCCGGGTGCCGGCCAAGGTCCGGGAGTACGCCCGGTTCTTCGAAATCCAGGTGGAGGACCTGAAGACGTACACCCTGTGGGTGGAGCAGGAGAACCAGAGGCTCCAGGAGGTGTTCGCCGACCGCGAGGCCGAACGCCGCCGGGCCGAGCGCCGGGAGGCCGAGCTGGCCGCGATTCGCGAGATCCACGGCCGGATCCTCGAGGGCCGCGACACGGCGGACGTGGCCGCCCTGGTGCTGCGTCGGGCCGCCGACATCGTGGGCGCGGCCCGGCTGGTGGCCCTGCAAGTCGACGCCGGCCGCCTGAAGCCGGCTGCCTCGTTCGGCGACGTGACCCCCGACTTCCTGGAGGCTCTGGCGCTCTCCCCGGAACCGGGGGGCGCCGTGACCACGGTGCTGCAAGGGGAGCCGCTGTGCGTGGTGGACCGGGACCTCCCCTACTACCACCGGGTCCTCACCCCGGCCGAGGCCGAGGCGTTCGACGCCCGCTGCTTCGTGCTCCTCCCCCTGGGGCCCGAGGGGGCCGTGCGCTGGATCCTGTACGCCGACCGGGAGGACGACGACGAACCCTTCGACGACGAAGAGGTCGAGAGCCTCTCGGCCCTGGGGAACCTGATCCCCCTGGCGGCCCAGACCGCCAAGGGCTAA
- a CDS encoding HDOD domain-containing protein produces MPNPLAERVARLIDDLPQLPSVAQEALALLADASTEPEALEQVLARDPALSLRVLRLANSAYYRRSREIRSLSAAIVFLGFRTLKTLIMSSAVHRVLAGAGRLAQPLWLHSYGAGLACREWVRRVRPPGVSDPDEAFLAGLFHDVGKGVIAVRFPRLYEEGAPGVEGEAKALGFDHAELGRLLLERWTLPAGLAVAVGGHHAPAEGLAAVAALGDAVAWGSAPGVGAPPPAPPTVAEEHAEILAEIQEVVAAGVAEEGAA; encoded by the coding sequence ATGCCCAATCCCCTGGCCGAACGGGTGGCCCGGCTGATCGACGACCTTCCCCAACTGCCGTCCGTGGCCCAGGAGGCCCTGGCCCTACTGGCCGACGCCTCCACCGAGCCCGAAGCCCTCGAGCAGGTCCTGGCCCGGGACCCCGCCCTGTCCCTTCGGGTGCTCCGGCTGGCCAACTCGGCGTACTATCGCCGTTCCCGGGAGATCCGGTCGCTGTCGGCCGCCATCGTGTTCCTGGGATTCCGCACCCTCAAGACCCTGATCATGAGCTCGGCCGTGCACCGGGTGTTGGCCGGAGCCGGCCGGCTGGCTCAGCCCCTGTGGCTCCACTCCTACGGCGCGGGCCTGGCCTGCCGGGAGTGGGTGCGCCGGGTACGCCCCCCTGGGGTCTCGGACCCGGACGAGGCGTTCCTGGCCGGGCTGTTCCACGACGTGGGCAAGGGGGTGATCGCGGTGCGATTTCCCCGGCTCTACGAGGAAGGGGCGCCGGGCGTCGAGGGCGAGGCCAAGGCCCTGGGGTTCGACCACGCCGAGCTGGGACGGCTGCTCCTGGAGCGGTGGACCCTCCCGGCCGGCCTGGCCGTGGCCGTGGGCGGCCACCACGCTCCTGCCGAGGGCCTGGCCGCGGTCGCCGCGTTGGGGGATGCGGTGGCGTGGGGTTCGGCACCGGGGGTGGGCGCGCCGCCGCCGGCCCCGCCGACCGTGGCCGAGGAGCATGCGGAGATCCTAGCGGAGATCCAGGAGGTGGTGGCCGCCGGCGTGGCCGAGGAGGGAGCTGCATGA
- the trpS gene encoding tryptophan--tRNA ligase — MKRVLSGIQPSGALHIGNYFGMMRKMIQYQNEADLFCFIANYHAMTSVVDGAALAQGTRDAAAAFLALGLDPAKATFWVQSDVVEVQELTWVLSTLTPMGLLERCHSYKDKVAKGLQPNHGLFAYPVLMAADILLYQSDVVPVGRDQKQHLEVTRDIAQKFNHAFGETFVIPDAEIDDEVAVIPGTDGRKMSKSYGNTIDIFTDRATLKKRVMSIVTDATPIEAPKDPDTCNLFAIYRLFLNKPGVEALRDRYLAGGLKYSDVKKELIDVIWEYFAPHRARFEELRKRPDELNDILREGARKAREVAGATMEEVRQRTGLAYWTA; from the coding sequence ATGAAACGGGTGCTGTCGGGGATCCAACCCTCCGGTGCGCTGCACATCGGAAACTACTTCGGCATGATGCGCAAGATGATCCAGTACCAGAACGAGGCGGACCTGTTCTGCTTCATCGCCAACTACCACGCCATGACCTCGGTGGTGGACGGCGCCGCGCTGGCCCAGGGCACCCGGGACGCGGCGGCCGCGTTCCTGGCCCTGGGGCTCGACCCGGCCAAGGCCACCTTCTGGGTGCAGTCGGACGTGGTGGAGGTGCAGGAGCTGACCTGGGTGCTCTCCACCCTGACCCCCATGGGGCTGCTGGAGCGGTGCCACTCCTACAAGGACAAGGTGGCCAAGGGGCTCCAGCCCAACCACGGTTTGTTCGCCTACCCCGTGCTGATGGCGGCGGACATCCTGCTCTACCAGTCCGACGTGGTGCCGGTGGGCCGGGACCAGAAGCAGCACCTGGAGGTCACCCGGGACATCGCCCAGAAGTTCAACCACGCCTTCGGGGAGACCTTCGTGATCCCGGACGCCGAGATCGACGACGAGGTGGCGGTGATCCCCGGCACCGACGGCCGCAAGATGTCCAAGTCCTACGGCAACACGATCGACATCTTCACGGACCGAGCCACCCTGAAGAAGCGGGTCATGTCGATCGTGACCGACGCCACGCCGATCGAGGCCCCGAAGGACCCGGACACGTGCAACCTGTTCGCCATCTACCGGCTGTTCCTGAACAAGCCCGGGGTGGAGGCCCTGCGGGACCGCTACCTCGCGGGCGGGCTCAAGTACTCCGACGTGAAGAAGGAGCTGATCGACGTGATCTGGGAGTACTTCGCCCCCCACCGGGCCCGGTTCGAGGAGCTGAGGAAGCGGCCCGATGAGCTGAACGACATCCTGCGGGAGGGCGCGCGCAAGGCCCGGGAGGTGGCCGGGGCCACCATGGAGGAGGTGCGGCAACGCACGGGGCTCGCGTACTGGACGGCCTAA
- a CDS encoding ABC transporter substrate-binding protein, with product MRRVLTALLVCALVAPSAFAKPIRIGITQIVEHPALDANRQGAIDRLTELGYVEGKDIVYDVQIAQGNPATATLIAKKFVGEGVDLILAIATPTAVAAAKATRDIPIVISAITDPVGAKLVESLERPGRNVTGTTDLSPVGEQLKLFRTVAPGAKRIGIIYNAGEPNSVTLVNLAKKAGAELGYEIVEATVANSAGVMAAAKSLVGRADAVYVPTDNTVVSALEAVVRVCQEAKMPLVTGDTDSVKRGAVAAIAIDYYQLGRQTGDMIDRILKGANPAEMPVETLKNFELHVNKKAAAAMGATLPAEFVKRAAKVYE from the coding sequence ATGCGACGAGTGCTGACCGCCCTGCTGGTTTGCGCCCTGGTGGCCCCCAGCGCCTTTGCCAAGCCGATCCGGATCGGCATCACCCAGATCGTGGAGCACCCCGCCCTGGACGCCAACCGCCAGGGCGCGATCGACCGGCTGACCGAGCTGGGGTACGTGGAGGGCAAGGACATCGTGTACGACGTGCAGATCGCCCAGGGCAACCCGGCCACCGCCACCCTGATCGCCAAGAAGTTCGTGGGCGAGGGCGTGGACCTGATCCTGGCCATCGCCACCCCCACGGCCGTGGCAGCGGCCAAGGCCACCCGAGACATCCCCATCGTGATCTCGGCCATCACCGACCCGGTGGGTGCGAAGCTGGTGGAGTCGCTGGAGCGGCCCGGCCGAAACGTCACGGGCACCACCGACCTCTCGCCGGTGGGCGAGCAGCTCAAGCTGTTTCGCACCGTGGCTCCCGGGGCCAAGCGGATCGGCATCATCTACAACGCGGGCGAGCCCAACTCGGTGACCCTGGTGAACCTGGCCAAGAAGGCCGGGGCCGAGCTGGGGTACGAGATCGTGGAGGCCACGGTGGCCAACTCGGCCGGGGTGATGGCCGCGGCCAAGAGCCTGGTGGGCCGGGCCGACGCGGTGTACGTGCCCACCGACAACACCGTGGTGTCGGCCCTGGAGGCCGTGGTGCGGGTGTGCCAGGAGGCCAAGATGCCCCTGGTCACCGGCGACACCGACTCGGTGAAGCGGGGTGCCGTGGCCGCCATCGCCATCGACTACTACCAGCTGGGCCGCCAGACCGGTGACATGATCGACCGGATTCTGAAGGGCGCGAACCCGGCCGAGATGCCGGTGGAAACCCTCAAGAACTTCGAGCTGCACGTGAACAAGAAGGCGGCCGCGGCCATGGGCGCCACGCTGCCGGCGGAGTTCGTGAAGCGCGCCGCCAAGGTGTATGAGTAG
- a CDS encoding ABC transporter permease: MSFYTFMGALEQGFAYALMALGVYLTFRVLDFPDLTVDGSLPLGAAVSATWITTGGDPYVSIALGVVAGMVAGWVTAFLATKLKILHLLASILTMIALYSVNLRVMGRPNITLLTEPTVFAPLEGRGLPNHILYPLVFAAVVLVCGVLLWWFLHTELGLALRATGDNPAMITAQGVNTTFTVMLGLALSNGLVALSGALVAQSQGSADVGMGVGTIVAGLASVILGEALVGDGSVGRALLGVVLGSVVYRLAIATALSVRFGDLALTPSDLNLITAVLVVVALGVPGLRSKLLRRRAVA; encoded by the coding sequence TTGAGCTTCTACACCTTCATGGGAGCCCTGGAGCAGGGGTTCGCCTACGCCCTGATGGCGCTGGGCGTGTACCTGACGTTCCGGGTGCTCGACTTCCCCGACCTGACGGTGGACGGGTCGCTGCCCCTGGGGGCTGCCGTGTCAGCCACCTGGATCACCACCGGCGGCGACCCGTACGTCTCGATCGCGCTGGGGGTGGTCGCGGGCATGGTGGCCGGATGGGTCACCGCGTTTCTGGCCACCAAGCTCAAGATCCTGCACCTGCTGGCCTCGATCCTCACGATGATCGCCCTGTACTCGGTGAACCTGCGGGTGATGGGCCGGCCCAACATCACCCTGCTCACCGAGCCCACGGTGTTCGCCCCCCTGGAGGGTCGGGGGCTGCCCAACCACATCCTCTACCCCCTGGTGTTCGCGGCGGTGGTGCTGGTGTGCGGCGTGCTGCTGTGGTGGTTCCTCCACACCGAGCTGGGCCTGGCCCTGCGGGCCACCGGCGACAACCCGGCCATGATCACCGCCCAGGGCGTGAACACCACGTTCACGGTGATGCTGGGGCTGGCCCTTTCGAACGGCCTGGTGGCCCTGTCGGGGGCCCTGGTGGCCCAGAGCCAGGGCTCGGCCGACGTGGGCATGGGGGTGGGCACCATCGTGGCCGGGTTGGCCTCGGTGATCCTGGGGGAGGCGCTGGTGGGAGACGGGTCGGTGGGCCGGGCGCTTCTGGGGGTGGTGCTCGGGTCGGTGGTGTACCGGCTGGCCATCGCCACGGCCCTATCGGTGCGGTTCGGCGACCTGGCGCTCACCCCCAGCGACCTGAACCTGATCACGGCCGTGCTCGTGGTCGTGGCCCTGGGGGTGCCGGGGCTGCGGTCCAAGCTGTTGCGGCGGAGGGCGGTGGCGTGA
- a CDS encoding ABC transporter ATP-binding protein encodes MIQIEGLVKIFHRGSVNENVALSGVDLHVADGDFVTVIGSNGAGKSTLLNAVAGAFPVDAGAIRIDGRDVTRLPEHVRARHIGRVFQDPLKGTAASMTIEENLAIAARRGLRRGLAPGVRGGDREEFRALLASLGLGLENRLRDPVGLLSGGQRQSITLLMATIRRPKILLLDEHTAALDPKTAHLVMDLTDRLVERDRLTTLMVTHNMEQALRHGNRTIMMHRGRIILDVSGEERRGLTVKDLLDKFHEVRTDDEGLSDRMLLA; translated from the coding sequence GTGATCCAGATCGAAGGGCTCGTCAAGATCTTCCACCGGGGCAGCGTGAACGAGAACGTGGCCCTGTCGGGGGTGGACCTGCACGTGGCCGACGGGGACTTCGTCACCGTGATCGGGTCGAACGGCGCGGGCAAGTCCACCCTCTTGAACGCCGTGGCCGGCGCCTTCCCGGTGGACGCGGGTGCGATCCGGATCGACGGCCGCGACGTGACCCGCCTGCCCGAGCACGTGCGGGCCCGGCACATCGGCCGGGTGTTCCAGGACCCACTGAAGGGCACGGCCGCCTCCATGACCATCGAGGAGAACCTGGCGATCGCGGCCCGCCGCGGGCTGCGCCGGGGCCTGGCCCCGGGCGTGAGGGGCGGCGACCGGGAGGAGTTCCGGGCCCTGCTCGCCAGCCTCGGCCTGGGCCTGGAGAACCGCCTCAGGGACCCGGTGGGGCTGCTGTCGGGGGGGCAGCGTCAGTCCATCACCCTGCTGATGGCCACCATCCGCCGGCCCAAGATCCTGCTCCTGGACGAGCACACCGCCGCCCTGGACCCCAAGACCGCCCACCTGGTGATGGACCTCACCGACCGGCTCGTGGAGCGCGACCGGCTCACCACTCTGATGGTCACCCACAACATGGAGCAGGCCCTGCGCCACGGCAACCGGACCATCATGATGCACCGGGGCCGGATCATCCTGGACGTGTCGGGGGAGGAGCGCCGGGGCCTGACCGTGAAGGACCTGCTCGACAAGTTCCACGAGGTCCGCACCGACGACGAGGGGCTGTCGGACCGGATGCTCCTGGCCTGA
- a CDS encoding 3-hydroxyacyl-CoA dehydrogenase produces the protein MAEIKKVGIVGFGVMGSAIGLNAASSGYDVVYKELNDELVQKMYDRFVVGALRKRVEKGKMTQEQMDQITSRITGTSSYEGLAECDLVIEAAVEKMDLKIQVFEDLSKHCRPDAILVSNTSTFLIEKLMERVDRPERTAGLHYFFPANVNKLVEVIRSKHTSDETYQALMEFARQNRKVAITVKDFPGFAINPIFIASYNVLDSFYDGQTYNVATLDDISKEALGVRFGIMWVQNGSGLGTAYHAAVSMVEYLGDTDIGYPPVPEALKRQFESGQPWNLEDGPVSTDPEVRARVRDRLLGAIFSIATHLVDREVVSLGDLELGVKTALAWPKGPFALMNELGMDEAARLVRLADEEGYFRVPARFKDGVPAPWDLG, from the coding sequence ATGGCAGAGATCAAGAAGGTCGGCATTGTCGGTTTCGGGGTGATGGGCTCGGCCATCGGGCTGAACGCCGCGTCCTCGGGCTACGACGTGGTGTACAAGGAGCTCAACGACGAGCTGGTCCAGAAGATGTACGACCGGTTCGTGGTGGGAGCCCTGCGCAAGCGCGTGGAAAAGGGTAAGATGACCCAGGAGCAGATGGACCAGATCACCTCCCGGATCACCGGCACCAGCTCCTACGAGGGCCTGGCCGAGTGCGACCTGGTGATCGAGGCCGCGGTCGAGAAGATGGACCTGAAGATCCAGGTGTTCGAGGACCTGTCGAAGCACTGCCGGCCCGACGCGATCCTGGTGAGCAACACCTCCACCTTCCTGATCGAGAAGCTCATGGAACGGGTGGACCGGCCCGAGCGCACCGCTGGCCTCCACTACTTCTTCCCGGCCAACGTGAACAAGCTGGTGGAGGTGATCCGCTCGAAGCACACCTCGGACGAGACCTATCAGGCCCTCATGGAGTTCGCCCGCCAGAACCGCAAGGTGGCGATCACGGTCAAGGACTTCCCCGGGTTCGCGATCAACCCGATCTTCATCGCCAGCTACAACGTGCTCGATTCGTTCTACGACGGCCAGACCTACAACGTGGCCACCCTGGACGACATCTCCAAGGAGGCCCTGGGGGTCCGGTTCGGGATCATGTGGGTGCAGAACGGCTCGGGTCTGGGCACGGCCTACCACGCGGCCGTGTCCATGGTGGAGTACCTGGGCGACACCGACATCGGGTACCCCCCGGTGCCCGAGGCCCTCAAGCGCCAGTTCGAGTCGGGCCAGCCCTGGAACCTGGAGGACGGCCCGGTGAGCACCGACCCCGAGGTGCGGGCCCGGGTACGCGACCGGCTCCTCGGTGCCATCTTCTCGATCGCCACCCACCTGGTGGACCGGGAGGTGGTGAGCCTGGGCGACCTGGAGCTGGGGGTGAAGACCGCCCTGGCCTGGCCCAAGGGCCCGTTCGCCCTGATGAACGAGCTGGGCATGGACGAGGCCGCCCGGCTGGTGCGGCTGGCCGACGAGGAGGGGTACTTCCGGGTGCCGGCCCGGTTCAAGGACGGGGTGCCCGCCCCCTGGGACCTGGGCTGA